The Nothobranchius furzeri strain GRZ-AD chromosome 8, NfurGRZ-RIMD1, whole genome shotgun sequence genome includes a region encoding these proteins:
- the LOC139071540 gene encoding uncharacterized protein produces MEEGHFAGSEPSARQNILIHHVLTPDLLTQQQQVAPTDDETGKELVLALYDYQEKSPGEVTMKKGDILTLLNSTNKLNEDGETGRTWSRSRSCRRSLTTSRRT; encoded by the exons atggaggaag gtcacttcgctggttcagaaccctcggcccgtcagaacattcttatccaccacgttctaacaccagacctgttaacccaacagcaacaagtggctccaactgatgatgagaccgggaaggagctggttctggctctgtacgactaccaggagaagagtcctggagaggtcaccatgaagaagggcgacatcctcacgctgctcaacagcaccaacaag ctgaatgaggatggagagacgggtcggacctggagcaggtcgaggtcttgcagaagaagtttgacgacttccagaag gacctga